From Achromobacter spanius, a single genomic window includes:
- a CDS encoding ABC transporter ATP-binding protein has protein sequence MALLAQGLVAGYDGRPLLGPYALDAPRGDFVCLIGANGAGKSTLIRTLCGMQPALAGDILLDGRPLAAQSSRERARLLAVVLTDRVDTMLMTGYELACLGRYPHIGWGGRLRKADHDIVQTALLQAGAMSLAARLVSHMSDGERQRIMIARALAQQPRLLVLDEATAFLDLPRRIELMQLLQDLAHQQQLSIVLSTHDLELALRYADALWLIDGKRRLHTGAPEDLALNGALSAAFSADGLAFDLDRGELRVGRGGAIPIRVNGGGVRRVWAQRALQRLGYCVQDDATPAIDVLDDGYALSLAPGGVSRHGTLAEVASALRMAAVARGQA, from the coding sequence ATGGCACTGCTTGCGCAAGGCCTGGTGGCCGGCTACGACGGCCGGCCGCTGCTGGGTCCTTACGCGCTGGATGCGCCGCGCGGAGACTTCGTGTGCCTGATCGGGGCCAACGGCGCGGGCAAGTCGACGCTCATCCGCACGCTATGCGGCATGCAGCCCGCGCTGGCGGGAGACATCCTGCTGGACGGCCGGCCGCTGGCGGCGCAGTCGAGCCGTGAACGTGCGCGGCTCTTGGCGGTGGTGCTGACCGATCGCGTGGACACGATGCTGATGACGGGCTACGAGCTGGCGTGCCTGGGCCGTTATCCGCACATCGGCTGGGGCGGCAGGCTGCGCAAGGCCGACCACGACATCGTGCAGACCGCCCTGTTGCAGGCGGGCGCGATGTCGCTGGCGGCCAGGCTGGTGTCGCACATGTCCGACGGCGAGCGTCAGAGGATCATGATCGCGCGCGCGCTGGCGCAGCAGCCCAGGCTGCTGGTGCTGGACGAGGCCACCGCCTTTCTGGATCTGCCGCGCCGGATCGAACTGATGCAGTTGTTGCAGGACCTGGCGCATCAGCAACAGTTGAGCATCGTGCTTTCCACGCATGATCTGGAGCTTGCGTTGCGGTACGCCGATGCGTTGTGGCTCATCGACGGCAAGCGCCGCCTGCACACCGGCGCGCCCGAAGACCTGGCGTTGAACGGCGCGCTGTCGGCGGCATTTTCCGCCGATGGCCTGGCGTTCGATCTGGACCGGGGCGAATTGCGCGTGGGCCGTGGCGGCGCGATTCCGATACGCGTGAACGGCGGCGGCGTGCGGCGCGTGTGGGCGCAGCGCGCCTTGCAGCGCCTGGGTTACTGCGTGCAGGACGACGCCACGCCGGCCATCGACGTGCTGGACGATGGCTATGCGCTGTCGCTGGCGCCGGGCGGCGTCTCGCGGCACGGCACCTTGGCGGAAGTGGCCTCGGCGTTACGAATGGCGGCTGTTGCGCGGGGACAGGCATGA
- a CDS encoding DUF4381 domain-containing protein: MSEALPGLDQLRELPLPAVVPYWPETWGWAVLAVVLLAGGAWAAAVIWRRRHRNLYRRQALEALRRLAQAAAADPLAARGLPALLKRTALAAQRPDGRAAVASLSGEPWIRYLEHDVPAGFPEHAPELMRLLAYAPDDAVRGLDGAALSQLFRASREWMVKHHVEA; the protein is encoded by the coding sequence ATGAGCGAGGCGCTGCCGGGTCTGGATCAACTGCGCGAGTTGCCGTTGCCGGCGGTCGTGCCGTACTGGCCCGAAACGTGGGGCTGGGCCGTTCTGGCCGTCGTGCTGCTGGCCGGCGGCGCCTGGGCGGCAGCGGTCATCTGGCGCCGTCGTCATCGCAATCTGTATCGGCGCCAGGCGCTGGAAGCGTTGCGGCGACTGGCTCAGGCCGCGGCGGCGGATCCCTTGGCGGCGCGTGGCCTGCCTGCGCTGCTCAAGCGCACGGCGCTGGCTGCCCAGCGGCCGGATGGGCGCGCCGCGGTGGCGTCACTGAGTGGCGAGCCGTGGATCCGCTACCTGGAGCACGACGTGCCGGCGGGCTTTCCTGAACACGCGCCTGAACTGATGCGGCTTCTGGCCTATGCGCCGGACGACGCGGTGCGCGGCCTGGACGGCGCGGCGTTGTCGCAGTTGTTCCGGGCCAGCCGCGAATGGATGGTGAAGCATCATGTGGAGGCTTGA
- a CDS encoding vWA domain-containing protein: MDLDLSAFHFLRPWWLLGLLAATLLWWARRGEGDAVGRASRISPALLPYLIVRSPGSRGPRPIDALALILAIGSVAAAGPAWHRDQPEFLDNVAPLIVAVALGPSMDGADVPPTRLEAAKHLVRDLAARRAGAKTGLIAYAGSSHLVLPPTDDTSLLDLFTQALASDLIGPQGRDAAGSIALAAQVLAAERAGGTLLLLTDGADAGSQDAVRQRAQAAADLQVLVMAVGQSGLDKAALQDLARAAGAPLGSLTATPDDLDWITLHAQQHFQAVQDAQSGAIHWKDAGYWLCWPLALLAWLTVRRGWNVAWMAAIVIAVSVGVPAQSHASPLADAFLTADQQGRRAFDSGRFEEAATLFQDPYWKGRAAYQAGKYADALAAFSKVETPEGVFYVANTQTRLRQYDAALAAYDRALAMSPGWEAATVNRGIVERLLAAMSQEQQGGQAEPPDQTIADKTAKAGKMVAAPAAQAASEDVWLRNLTLSPTRFLRGRFAVEDAAGGRP; this comes from the coding sequence ATGGACCTCGACCTGAGCGCCTTCCATTTCCTGCGCCCGTGGTGGTTATTGGGCCTGCTTGCGGCGACGCTGCTCTGGTGGGCGCGGCGTGGAGAGGGGGACGCCGTGGGGCGCGCCAGCCGGATCTCGCCCGCGCTGCTGCCTTATCTGATCGTGCGTTCTCCCGGCAGTCGCGGGCCGCGCCCGATCGACGCCTTGGCGCTGATCCTGGCCATCGGTTCAGTCGCCGCCGCCGGCCCGGCATGGCATCGCGATCAGCCCGAATTTCTGGACAATGTGGCGCCGCTGATCGTGGCCGTCGCTCTGGGACCGTCCATGGACGGCGCCGACGTTCCGCCCACGCGCCTGGAAGCGGCAAAGCACTTGGTGCGGGATCTGGCTGCTCGCCGCGCTGGCGCCAAGACAGGCTTGATCGCCTACGCGGGCAGCAGCCACCTGGTGCTGCCGCCCACCGACGACACCAGCTTGCTGGACCTGTTCACGCAGGCATTGGCGTCGGATCTGATCGGCCCGCAAGGGCGGGACGCGGCGGGCTCCATCGCGTTGGCCGCTCAGGTGCTGGCGGCCGAACGTGCCGGCGGCACATTGCTGTTGCTGACGGACGGCGCCGATGCCGGCAGCCAGGACGCGGTACGTCAGCGCGCGCAAGCAGCGGCTGATCTGCAGGTGCTGGTGATGGCGGTGGGGCAATCGGGCCTGGATAAAGCTGCGCTGCAAGACTTGGCCCGGGCGGCGGGCGCGCCACTGGGCAGCCTGACCGCCACGCCCGACGACCTGGACTGGATCACGCTGCACGCCCAGCAGCACTTCCAGGCCGTGCAGGATGCGCAGTCCGGCGCCATTCACTGGAAGGATGCGGGCTATTGGCTCTGCTGGCCCCTCGCATTGCTGGCATGGTTGACGGTACGGCGGGGTTGGAATGTGGCCTGGATGGCCGCGATCGTGATTGCCGTATCGGTGGGCGTGCCGGCGCAATCGCACGCCAGTCCGCTGGCCGACGCGTTTTTGACGGCGGATCAGCAGGGCCGCCGGGCGTTCGATAGCGGCCGCTTCGAAGAAGCCGCGACGCTATTCCAGGATCCGTACTGGAAAGGGCGGGCCGCCTATCAGGCGGGCAAGTACGCCGACGCGTTGGCTGCTTTTTCGAAGGTGGAAACCCCGGAGGGCGTCTTCTATGTGGCCAATACCCAGACGCGCCTCAGGCAATACGACGCAGCCTTGGCCGCCTACGACCGCGCCCTGGCGATGTCGCCCGGCTGGGAGGCCGCCACCGTCAACCGGGGCATCGTCGAGCGGCTGCTGGCGGCGATGAGCCAGGAACAGCAGGGCGGCCAGGCCGAGCCGCCGGACCAGACGATCGCGGACAAGACGGCAAAGGCCGGCAAGATGGTCGCCGCGCCGGCCGCCCAGGCGGCATCCGAAGACGTCTGGTTGCGCAATCTGACCTTGTCGCCCACGCGCTTTCTGCGCGGGCGGTTCGCCGTTGAAGACGCGGCGGGAGGGCGCCCATGA
- a CDS encoding VWA domain-containing protein, translating to MWRLEYPWLLAAAPLALAAYRWLPAYVQQRNALRVPFFDSVAAIIGQTPSRPGVRVRAGQLWLNIVVWLLMVVALARPQWVEPPLTHTEAVRDVLLAVDISQSMDTADFRNAQGHPESRWTAVKAVVADFIAKRPDDRLGLIVFGTSAYPQAPLTGDHVALTLLLDRTAVGMAGPNTAIGDAIGLGIRMLDAAKERDKVLILLTDGNDTGSAVPPARAAALAAQHHIIVHTIGIGDPAATGEDRVDFGMLEGIARATGGQFFKAEDLASLQSVYATLDRITPREVKTLRHQPKRDYFWLPLGLALCLLVAWHGVAAISAWRIRRAQVPRVAQTEEGGEWTST from the coding sequence ATGTGGAGGCTTGAGTATCCCTGGTTGCTGGCCGCTGCGCCGCTGGCGTTGGCCGCGTATCGCTGGCTGCCCGCCTATGTACAGCAACGCAACGCGCTGCGCGTCCCGTTCTTTGATTCCGTTGCCGCGATCATCGGGCAAACGCCGTCGCGGCCGGGCGTGCGGGTCCGCGCTGGCCAGCTCTGGCTGAATATCGTGGTCTGGCTGCTGATGGTGGTGGCGCTTGCGCGTCCGCAATGGGTCGAGCCGCCGCTGACGCACACCGAGGCGGTTCGAGACGTCCTTCTGGCCGTCGATATCTCACAGTCGATGGACACCGCTGACTTCCGAAACGCCCAGGGGCATCCCGAATCAAGGTGGACGGCGGTCAAGGCCGTGGTGGCGGACTTCATCGCCAAGCGGCCAGATGACAGGCTGGGGTTGATCGTATTTGGGACCAGTGCCTATCCGCAGGCGCCGCTGACGGGCGACCACGTTGCGCTGACGTTGCTGCTGGATCGGACGGCCGTGGGCATGGCGGGTCCCAACACGGCCATTGGCGACGCCATCGGCCTGGGCATACGGATGCTGGATGCCGCGAAAGAGCGGGACAAGGTATTGATCCTGTTGACCGACGGCAATGACACCGGCAGCGCCGTACCGCCTGCGCGCGCCGCCGCGTTGGCGGCACAGCACCACATCATCGTGCATACCATCGGCATTGGCGATCCTGCCGCGACGGGCGAGGACCGCGTCGACTTCGGCATGTTGGAGGGAATTGCGCGCGCCACCGGCGGGCAGTTCTTCAAGGCGGAAGACCTGGCCAGCCTGCAGTCCGTGTATGCGACGCTGGACCGCATCACGCCGCGCGAAGTAAAGACCCTGCGGCATCAGCCCAAGCGCGATTATTTCTGGCTGCCGCTGGGGCTTGCCCTCTGCCTGCTGGTTGCCTGGCATGGCGTGGCAGCGATCTCCGCGTGGCGGATTCGCCGCGCGCAGGTCCCCCGCGTTGCGCAAACGGAAGAGGGGGGCGAATGGACCTCGACCTGA
- a CDS encoding DUF58 domain-containing protein — MNRAPHPVHPPLSELIALEAAASGLSFLANQPLSSVLAGPHGSRLRGRGLDFAELRRYVAGDDLRRLDLRASLRYGKPFVRSYTEERDRPAMIVVDQRMSMYFGSVRAFKCAVAARLAAIAAWIAYRGGDRVGGLVFDDGGVKAFKPLRSRDRIRAFLAAVASANADLSAERPDAPAGQGLNRALRGALLHAPHDCLVCVISDFAGADDDTLRILRLLAAHNDVLGLLVFDPMAQQLPSSGRLVVTQGELQLEVAVGQRREREPLANFFGDRLRRVADVLHRSRVPLLSINTAEDELPQLRRELGRQATAAAAPRQRESPA; from the coding sequence ATGAATCGCGCGCCGCACCCCGTCCATCCGCCGCTGTCCGAGTTGATCGCACTGGAGGCTGCGGCGAGCGGATTGTCGTTTCTGGCGAACCAACCCCTCAGCAGCGTGCTGGCAGGGCCGCATGGGTCCCGGCTGCGGGGCCGGGGGCTGGATTTTGCGGAGCTTCGGCGTTACGTGGCCGGTGATGACCTGCGCCGCCTGGACCTGCGCGCATCGTTGCGCTACGGCAAGCCGTTCGTGCGTTCGTACACCGAGGAACGTGACCGTCCCGCGATGATTGTCGTGGACCAACGCATGAGCATGTACTTCGGCTCGGTGCGCGCCTTCAAATGCGCCGTCGCGGCACGGCTGGCGGCGATCGCCGCGTGGATTGCCTACCGGGGAGGGGACCGCGTCGGCGGTCTGGTGTTCGACGATGGCGGGGTAAAGGCGTTCAAGCCCTTGCGCAGCCGCGACCGGATCCGTGCATTCCTGGCTGCAGTGGCGTCGGCGAATGCCGACCTGTCCGCCGAGCGGCCGGATGCGCCGGCCGGGCAGGGCTTGAACCGTGCGCTGCGCGGCGCGCTCCTACACGCGCCGCACGATTGCCTGGTCTGCGTCATCAGTGATTTTGCCGGCGCGGACGACGACACCTTGCGCATCCTGCGCCTGCTGGCGGCGCACAACGATGTGCTGGGCCTGCTGGTGTTCGACCCCATGGCGCAGCAATTGCCAAGCAGCGGTCGGCTGGTGGTCACGCAGGGCGAACTGCAGCTGGAAGTCGCGGTGGGCCAACGGCGCGAACGCGAGCCGCTGGCGAATTTCTTTGGTGACCGTCTTCGCCGGGTGGCGGATGTGCTGCACCGCAGCCGCGTGCCGTTGCTGTCCATCAACACGGCAGAGGACGAATTGCCTCAGTTGCGGCGCGAACTTGGCAGGCAGGCGACGGCGGCAGCCGCGCCCCGGCAAAGGGAGAGCCCAGCATGA
- a CDS encoding AAA family ATPase yields MAQRDGILALEAAISQEVLGQAAVIRQMLIALVADGHVLLESLPGLAKTRMVKALASHLAADMSRIQFTPDLLPSDITGADVLQQDAEGRNRIAFQAGPLFGNLILADEINRAPAKVQSALLEAMEERQITVGSNTRKMPELFMVLATQNPIEQEGTYPLPEAQMDRFLMKIKLDYPGAEDEMAMLAMLRGAPQVDGAAARTEAARISQETLFACRMEAAAVHVAPAVDRYTVDLVNATRRPADHDADLGRWIQVGASPRGAIALDRAARVHAWLEEADFSAPDDVRAVAHAVLRHRLHLSYDAVADGITADQVIDRLLDVVAVPA; encoded by the coding sequence ATGGCGCAGCGCGATGGAATTCTGGCTTTGGAAGCGGCAATATCGCAGGAGGTCCTGGGACAGGCGGCGGTGATACGCCAAATGCTGATCGCACTGGTGGCCGACGGCCATGTGCTGCTCGAAAGCCTTCCCGGGCTGGCCAAGACTCGCATGGTCAAGGCCCTGGCGTCGCACCTGGCGGCCGACATGAGCCGCATCCAGTTCACGCCCGACCTGCTGCCGTCGGACATCACCGGGGCCGATGTGCTGCAGCAGGACGCCGAAGGGCGCAATCGCATCGCGTTCCAGGCCGGACCGCTGTTCGGCAACCTCATCCTGGCCGACGAGATCAACCGCGCGCCGGCCAAGGTGCAGTCGGCGCTGCTCGAAGCCATGGAGGAAAGGCAGATCACGGTTGGCAGCAACACGCGCAAGATGCCCGAGCTCTTCATGGTGCTGGCCACGCAGAACCCGATCGAGCAAGAGGGTACGTATCCGTTGCCAGAGGCCCAGATGGATCGCTTCCTGATGAAGATAAAGCTGGACTATCCCGGCGCCGAGGACGAAATGGCGATGTTGGCGATGCTGCGCGGCGCGCCCCAAGTCGACGGCGCGGCAGCGCGTACCGAGGCGGCCCGCATTTCCCAGGAAACGCTCTTCGCCTGCCGCATGGAGGCGGCGGCGGTGCACGTGGCGCCGGCGGTGGATCGCTATACGGTGGACCTTGTGAACGCCACGCGTCGCCCCGCCGACCATGACGCGGATCTGGGCCGATGGATTCAAGTCGGCGCCAGCCCGCGCGGCGCCATTGCGCTGGACCGAGCCGCCCGCGTCCATGCGTGGCTGGAAGAGGCCGACTTCAGCGCGCCGGACGACGTACGCGCGGTGGCCCACGCGGTGCTGCGCCATCGCTTGCACCTTTCCTACGATGCCGTGGCCGACGGCATTACGGCAGATCAGGTCATCGATCGTCTCCTGGACGTTGTCGCCGTGCCGGCGTAG
- a CDS encoding ABC transporter substrate-binding protein, with protein sequence MTATRRAIQACMAGALLATLLAGCMQVSAPPVQALPRQTVGAVGPAHNLQAACVDDYQPGVDYFPDKVAFRHSSQLQVEYGPNFKRVRFTPSVATGEVLDFLFVQCGTPAPPHDPHVPVIQVPIQRLVTGNSAILGALDELGMVDVLVGSENVRSATVPAIRERIQAGLVHDMWGYGHASIEQVMAVKPDVYLSFYSAYPAANMHPRLWELGVRALPQADHHETHPLGRAEWLKLLALLGNREARANDRFDRIEAEYRRLAALVQDVPARPAVMSGFAAGRATFETFGAANQRAQLIRDAGGDYVLGDASPSSLVYVPFESIYADGATADVWLGTLGGQPDIDAWTRTNPLHGWFRPAATGQVYAWDRGYTGAWASPYQDQSMTKPHVQLAEAISALHPAVLPMADGQYEFLRRLP encoded by the coding sequence ATGACGGCAACGAGGCGGGCCATTCAGGCCTGCATGGCGGGCGCGCTTCTGGCGACGCTGCTTGCGGGGTGCATGCAGGTTTCCGCGCCGCCCGTGCAGGCGCTGCCCCGTCAGACGGTGGGGGCGGTCGGCCCTGCGCACAACCTGCAGGCCGCCTGCGTGGACGATTATCAACCCGGCGTGGACTACTTTCCGGACAAGGTGGCGTTCAGGCATTCGTCGCAGCTGCAGGTCGAGTACGGGCCGAACTTCAAGCGCGTGCGCTTCACGCCCAGCGTGGCCACGGGCGAGGTGCTGGACTTCCTGTTCGTCCAGTGCGGCACGCCGGCGCCGCCGCATGACCCGCACGTGCCGGTAATCCAGGTGCCTATCCAGCGGCTCGTGACCGGCAACTCGGCGATCCTGGGCGCGCTGGACGAGCTGGGCATGGTGGATGTTCTGGTGGGCTCGGAAAATGTGCGCAGCGCCACGGTGCCCGCCATCCGTGAGCGGATCCAGGCCGGACTGGTCCACGACATGTGGGGCTATGGCCACGCTAGCATCGAACAGGTCATGGCCGTCAAGCCCGACGTGTACTTGAGCTTTTATTCCGCCTATCCGGCGGCCAACATGCATCCGCGCCTGTGGGAACTGGGCGTGCGCGCCCTGCCGCAGGCGGACCACCACGAAACCCATCCATTGGGCCGGGCCGAATGGCTCAAGTTGCTTGCCCTGCTGGGCAACCGGGAAGCGCGGGCGAACGATCGCTTCGACCGCATCGAGGCGGAATACCGGCGGCTGGCCGCCCTGGTGCAGGACGTGCCGGCGCGTCCCGCCGTGATGTCGGGCTTTGCCGCGGGCCGCGCCACGTTCGAGACCTTCGGCGCGGCGAACCAGCGCGCACAACTGATCCGCGATGCGGGTGGCGACTATGTGCTGGGCGACGCCAGCCCCAGCAGCCTGGTGTACGTGCCCTTTGAATCGATCTACGCAGATGGCGCGACGGCCGACGTCTGGCTTGGCACGTTGGGCGGCCAGCCGGACATCGATGCCTGGACGCGCACGAATCCCTTGCATGGCTGGTTCCGGCCGGCCGCCACGGGACAGGTCTACGCCTGGGACCGCGGCTACACCGGCGCCTGGGCCAGTCCCTATCAGGACCAGAGCATGACCAAACCCCATGTGCAGCTGGCCGAAGCCATCAGCGCCCTGCATCCCGCCGTCCTGCCGATGGCTGACGGCCAGTATGAATTCCTGCGGAGGCTTCCATGA
- a CDS encoding formylglycine-generating enzyme family protein has protein sequence MKQQLKVGLTVAGVLLGASALGAYVAGFSLTPEPAAVVATLGDGKQGPAGMAWIPPAEFLMGNNHKLSQPNELPAHRVRVTGFWMDTHDVTNAEFRRFVDATGYVTTAEQKPKWDDLKVQLPPGTPRPDDTLLVPGAMVFIGTESEVSLRDYSRWWRFVPGANWRQPQGPGSSIAGKDDHPVVQVSHDDAQAYAKWAGKRLPTEAEWEFAARGGFEQATYAWGDELSPGGKPMANIWDTQQQQPFPVVKDEKIQVGTTPVGTFPANAYGLYDMAGNVWQWTADWYRADAFRIQAQYRQPPQDPAGPADSFDPDDGNVPASAPKRVTRGGSFLCSDTYCISYRASARRGNDPLNGMSHLGFRTVMTPEQWKQAQSQSGRVASR, from the coding sequence GTGAAGCAGCAACTGAAAGTTGGATTGACGGTGGCCGGCGTGCTTCTTGGCGCCAGCGCGCTGGGCGCCTATGTTGCGGGATTCAGCTTGACGCCAGAGCCCGCGGCTGTCGTGGCCACGCTTGGCGACGGCAAGCAGGGGCCGGCCGGCATGGCCTGGATTCCGCCTGCGGAATTCCTGATGGGCAACAACCACAAACTCTCGCAACCGAACGAGTTGCCTGCGCATCGGGTTCGCGTCACCGGTTTCTGGATGGACACCCACGATGTCACGAATGCGGAATTCCGCCGTTTCGTCGATGCCACGGGCTATGTGACGACGGCGGAGCAAAAGCCGAAGTGGGACGATTTGAAAGTGCAGCTTCCCCCGGGCACACCGCGTCCGGACGACACCTTGCTGGTGCCGGGCGCCATGGTCTTTATCGGGACCGAATCGGAAGTGTCGTTGCGTGACTACAGCCGCTGGTGGCGGTTCGTTCCGGGCGCGAATTGGCGTCAACCGCAAGGTCCGGGTAGCAGTATCGCCGGCAAGGATGACCATCCCGTCGTCCAGGTTTCCCACGACGATGCGCAGGCGTATGCAAAGTGGGCAGGCAAGCGTCTGCCTACGGAAGCGGAATGGGAGTTTGCCGCGCGAGGCGGCTTCGAACAGGCCACCTATGCCTGGGGCGACGAACTCAGCCCCGGCGGCAAGCCCATGGCCAACATCTGGGATACGCAGCAACAGCAGCCGTTCCCGGTGGTCAAGGACGAGAAGATCCAGGTCGGCACAACGCCGGTCGGCACGTTCCCTGCCAACGCGTACGGCCTTTACGACATGGCGGGCAACGTCTGGCAGTGGACTGCGGATTGGTACCGCGCGGATGCGTTTCGCATCCAGGCCCAGTACCGCCAGCCGCCACAAGACCCCGCCGGACCCGCGGACAGCTTTGATCCCGACGACGGCAACGTCCCCGCCTCGGCGCCCAAACGCGTCACGCGCGGCGGTTCTTTCCTGTGCAGCGACACGTATTGCATCAGCTATCGCGCCAGCGCGCGGCGGGGCAACGACCCCTTGAACGGCATGTCGCACCTGGGTTTTCGCACGGTGATGACGCCTGAACAATGGAAGCAGGCGCAAAGTCAGTCGGGACGCGTCGCCAGCCGTTGA
- a CDS encoding TonB-dependent siderophore receptor: protein MRSDLSGATARSNRRQRTSLALISLAIAPLQAFSAETAESTDDSTQKLETITVIGTRERPYRAFVAPTANKSDTLVKETPFSIQTVTRELIEDRGVTTLGGAVSTVPGVTSQVGWGGSNDRFRLRGFATSANLKNGFRRSVFAPVDELVNIEQIEVLKGPASALYGRFEPGGVVNIVTKKPLDKAQTDIDFTAGRYDFYRATIDSTGPLGETLGYRLTGSLQSNHSFRDFVDNQTQFVSPVFQWTPSSRTTVTAEFEFGHKEAAFDRGFGNSPLFLDVPIHYNYGERDAKLKNDSALASLVLDHKFESGWDLRAGVQGSWARSDAHWYAYGFPPVSGADTSDPIVNRRFQRSIDTQKDTSVLAEASRRFTTGPVGHRVLIGADYNYDDWDFTADAYMNRLGFPVNLPISLWNPVHGVQTGPLQHYDSSRYTSHNVGLYAQDEMSFGKQWRLLLGLRHDRARTTGEAEYLATDGALKRSDDAWSPRIGLTWTPREEVSLYGSWSKSFLTEPGGGMLRSGSLPEPSRGEQFEVGAKFSLLDGRLEPTIALFDIRRTNGVVSDPEDFNYVIQVGEQRSRGWELDVPYTITPQWRLLASYTHLTAEITEDSDPAIQGNLVANAPRRSASLWTTYDLEGWARGLRLGLGATYVGARQANTANSFELPSYTRWDANAIYRFGPADRYRLQLTVQNLTNKRYYESGGAFVPTYPGAPRTVMVSFGVRL from the coding sequence ATGCGTTCTGACCTGTCGGGCGCCACTGCCCGCAGCAACCGCCGGCAGCGGACCAGCCTTGCCCTGATTTCGCTCGCCATCGCCCCACTGCAGGCTTTCTCGGCCGAAACGGCGGAATCGACGGACGATTCGACCCAGAAGCTCGAAACCATCACCGTCATCGGAACGCGCGAACGCCCTTACCGCGCTTTTGTGGCGCCCACTGCCAACAAGAGCGACACGCTGGTCAAGGAAACGCCCTTCTCCATCCAGACCGTGACGCGGGAATTGATCGAGGATCGCGGCGTCACCACGCTGGGCGGCGCAGTCAGCACGGTGCCGGGCGTGACCAGCCAGGTCGGCTGGGGCGGCAGCAACGACCGCTTTCGCCTGCGGGGCTTTGCGACGTCCGCGAATCTGAAGAACGGGTTTCGGCGCAGCGTCTTCGCGCCGGTCGACGAACTGGTGAACATCGAGCAGATCGAGGTGCTGAAGGGCCCCGCATCGGCGCTGTATGGCCGCTTCGAACCCGGTGGCGTCGTCAACATCGTGACCAAGAAGCCGCTGGACAAGGCGCAGACGGACATCGACTTCACGGCGGGCCGGTATGACTTCTACCGCGCCACCATCGACAGCACCGGCCCCTTGGGCGAGACACTGGGTTACCGCCTGACCGGCTCCCTGCAAAGCAATCACAGCTTCCGCGATTTCGTGGACAACCAGACGCAGTTCGTGTCGCCCGTGTTCCAGTGGACGCCCTCTTCCCGCACCACGGTCACGGCGGAATTCGAGTTCGGGCACAAGGAGGCGGCATTCGATCGGGGCTTCGGCAACAGCCCGTTGTTCCTGGACGTCCCGATTCACTACAACTACGGCGAGCGGGATGCGAAGCTGAAGAACGATAGCGCGCTGGCCAGTCTGGTGCTCGATCACAAGTTCGAGAGCGGATGGGACTTGCGCGCGGGTGTGCAGGGGTCCTGGGCGCGCTCCGACGCGCATTGGTATGCGTACGGGTTTCCGCCGGTCAGCGGGGCCGACACCAGCGATCCCATCGTCAATCGCCGGTTCCAGCGCAGCATCGACACGCAGAAGGACACGTCGGTGCTGGCCGAGGCGTCGCGGCGGTTCACCACCGGGCCGGTCGGCCATCGCGTCCTGATCGGCGCCGACTACAACTACGACGACTGGGACTTCACGGCCGATGCCTACATGAACCGCCTGGGATTTCCCGTCAACCTGCCGATCAGTCTGTGGAATCCGGTGCATGGCGTGCAGACCGGGCCGCTGCAGCATTACGATTCGTCGCGCTACACGAGCCACAACGTCGGCTTGTACGCGCAGGACGAAATGTCGTTCGGCAAGCAGTGGCGTCTGTTGTTGGGGTTGCGCCATGACCGCGCCCGCACGACGGGCGAGGCGGAGTATCTGGCAACGGATGGCGCGCTCAAGCGCTCGGACGATGCCTGGTCCCCGCGGATCGGCCTGACCTGGACGCCGCGCGAGGAAGTGTCCTTGTACGGGAGCTGGTCCAAGTCCTTCCTGACCGAGCCCGGCGGCGGCATGCTGCGCAGTGGCAGCCTGCCCGAGCCCTCGCGCGGCGAGCAGTTTGAAGTGGGCGCCAAGTTCAGCCTGCTGGACGGCCGCCTGGAGCCCACGATCGCGCTTTTCGACATCCGCCGCACCAATGGCGTGGTGAGCGACCCGGAGGATTTCAACTACGTGATTCAGGTGGGCGAGCAGCGCAGCCGCGGCTGGGAGCTGGATGTGCCCTACACCATCACGCCGCAATGGCGCCTGTTGGCCAGCTATACGCATCTGACGGCGGAGATTACCGAGGACAGCGACCCTGCCATCCAGGGCAATCTGGTCGCCAACGCGCCGCGCCGTTCGGCCAGCCTTTGGACGACCTACGACCTTGAAGGCTGGGCCCGCGGACTGCGGCTTGGCCTGGGCGCCACCTACGTCGGCGCGCGCCAGGCCAACACCGCCAACAGCTTTGAACTGCCCTCCTACACCCGCTGGGATGCCAACGCGATCTACCGCTTTGGGCCGGCCGATCGGTACCGGCTGCAACTGACGGTCCAGAATCTGACCAACAAGCGTTACTACGAATCAGGCGGCGCCTTCGTGCCCACCTATCCCGGCGCGCCGCGCACGGTCATGGTGTCGTTCGGGGTCCGGCTCTGA